One region of Chryseobacterium sp. SORGH_AS_0447 genomic DNA includes:
- the purE gene encoding 5-(carboxyamino)imidazole ribonucleotide mutase, producing MVGIIMGSQSDLPIMEQAANFLKSLDIPYELTVVSAHRTPERMFDYAKTAKERGLKVIVAGAGGAAHLPGMVASCTTLPVIGVPILSSNSIDGWDSVLSILQMPGGIPVATVALNGALNAGILAAKIIATSDEQVAENLQKYQDALKDKVLGTVDDIKAKHPNHFDQ from the coding sequence ATGGTAGGAATTATAATGGGAAGTCAGAGCGACTTGCCGATCATGGAACAGGCGGCCAACTTTTTAAAATCACTGGATATTCCGTATGAGCTGACGGTGGTTTCAGCGCACCGGACTCCTGAAAGAATGTTCGATTACGCGAAAACGGCTAAAGAAAGAGGCCTGAAAGTAATTGTGGCCGGCGCAGGCGGTGCCGCTCACCTTCCGGGAATGGTGGCCAGCTGTACCACATTACCGGTGATCGGTGTTCCGATTTTATCAAGCAACTCCATAGACGGATGGGATTCCGTACTTTCTATTCTACAGATGCCGGGTGGCATTCCGGTGGCTACCGTAGCCTTAAACGGTGCTTTAAATGCAGGGATTTTAGCAGCAAAGATTATTGCCACTTCCGATGAGCAGGTAGCTGAAAACCTTCAGAAATATCAGGATGCGTTAAAAGATAAGGTTTTGGGAACGGTAGATGATATCAAAGCAAAACATCCCAACCATTTTGATCAGTAA
- a CDS encoding BspA family leucine-rich repeat surface protein: protein MFKKLITLLLFIVFIQITKAQNEFITTWKPGNIQNPVLNYPPFPSSDTQVWAPFQGTNYTIQWEEVGYPAHQATLTGVTSVYQVLLDFGTPLNPNPADATYTVKVSNGNGNFHRIHFRDIVTLPFTSYLTGDSSKIIAINQWGNIKWSSMQYAFTACHTLDLLATDIPDLSEVTDMSYMFMNCPSLLGNPTINTWDTSNVTNFTALFNGCTIFNQPVGNWQTGNVTSMAVMFLMAHNFNQPIGNWNTSKVTEMTAMFHNAKVFNQPIGNWNVSNVTDMEFMFCDAKVFNQPIGNWNTAKVAEMNNMFLNAKAFNQDISNWNTSEVVRMNSMFSGAEQFNQNLGGWNTSKVVRMDYMFMNAKVFNQDIGGWNTSNVIAMQGMFSNAFQFNQNLGNWNLGSLTNASGMLGNSGLNCQNYDRTLVGWSQNSATPNNIFLSSVAPLVYAHPAAVNARNYLITSKNWNIAGDIYDKECQSVLGVSDVKAEDNTGIYPNPATDFIFVRNSEAKKFVIFNPSGRTVSRGMLNDSKVDIRNLVSGNYILSLISDKNIQNFKFIKK from the coding sequence ATGTTTAAAAAACTAATAACGCTGCTTTTATTTATTGTATTTATTCAAATTACAAAAGCCCAAAACGAATTCATCACCACCTGGAAACCTGGTAATATTCAGAATCCTGTTCTTAACTACCCTCCTTTTCCTTCATCGGATACCCAGGTCTGGGCGCCCTTTCAGGGCACGAATTATACCATCCAATGGGAAGAAGTGGGGTATCCTGCTCATCAGGCAACCCTCACCGGAGTAACTTCAGTATACCAGGTTTTACTGGATTTCGGGACACCTCTCAATCCCAATCCCGCCGATGCCACTTATACTGTAAAGGTAAGCAACGGAAACGGCAATTTTCATAGGATCCATTTTAGAGATATTGTTACGTTACCATTTACTTCATATCTTACTGGGGACAGTTCAAAAATCATTGCAATCAATCAATGGGGCAATATCAAATGGTCATCCATGCAGTATGCATTTACAGCCTGTCATACTTTAGACCTGCTTGCCACGGATATTCCGGACCTATCGGAGGTAACCGACATGTCTTATATGTTTATGAACTGTCCTTCTTTGCTCGGAAACCCGACAATTAATACCTGGGATACTTCCAATGTAACAAATTTCACCGCACTTTTCAACGGATGCACTATTTTCAACCAGCCTGTCGGAAACTGGCAAACCGGCAATGTAACGAGCATGGCTGTTATGTTCCTGATGGCCCATAATTTTAACCAGCCGATCGGAAACTGGAATACTTCCAAAGTAACGGAAATGACCGCAATGTTCCACAACGCAAAAGTTTTTAATCAACCGATCGGAAACTGGAATGTCTCCAATGTAACGGATATGGAATTTATGTTTTGTGACGCTAAGGTTTTCAATCAGCCCATCGGAAACTGGAATACTGCTAAAGTAGCAGAAATGAATAATATGTTTTTAAATGCAAAGGCTTTTAACCAGGATATCTCAAATTGGAATACTTCCGAAGTGGTTCGTATGAACAGCATGTTTTCCGGTGCGGAACAATTTAATCAGAACCTGGGCGGCTGGAATACTTCCAAAGTAGTCCGGATGGACTATATGTTTATGAATGCGAAGGTTTTTAATCAAGACATCGGCGGCTGGAATACGTCGAACGTTATTGCAATGCAGGGAATGTTTTCCAATGCCTTTCAATTCAACCAGAATTTGGGCAATTGGAATTTAGGCAGTCTGACCAATGCAAGTGGCATGTTAGGAAATTCGGGGCTGAACTGCCAGAATTACGACCGAACCTTGGTAGGCTGGAGCCAGAATTCTGCTACCCCCAACAATATTTTCCTGTCATCTGTAGCACCACTAGTCTATGCCCATCCTGCAGCAGTAAATGCAAGGAACTATCTGATTACTTCTAAAAACTGGAACATCGCCGGCGACATTTATGATAAAGAATGCCAATCTGTTTTAGGAGTTTCGGACGTAAAGGCTGAGGACAACACCGGCATCTATCCGAACCCTGCCACCGATTTTATCTTTGTGAGGAACAGCGAGGCAAAAAAGTTTGTGATCTTCAACCCGAGCGGAAGGACGGTTTCAAGAGGGATGCTAAATGACAGTAAAGTCGATATCCGCAATCTGGTTTCAGGGAACTATATCCTTAGTCTAATTTCCGATAAAAATATCCAAAATTTTAAATTCATCAAAAAATAA
- a CDS encoding DMT family transporter → MQNTIVLKDYKLTLAVLTVAIVWGTTFLSIRVAVETIPAWFVAGIRQFLAAVIMMMILLYRRQFKWIGWKNLSYQLVFASLMLIIANGLTTVAEETITSSLTSLISATSPIIVFLGSVALSLQKFTLKAFIGVMLCFSGITFIFWDGIRDLANPEYRFGIFLLFCGILGWASGTIFTKKMNIQSSNISLNLFYQFAFAGIIQIIFAFMFTEDYNFENWSLKSVSAMLYLALFGSVAAFFAYHYALTKVSPVQVSILAYINTIISISFELADPE, encoded by the coding sequence TTGCAAAATACCATTGTTTTGAAAGATTACAAGCTTACCCTCGCCGTCCTTACCGTTGCCATTGTGTGGGGAACCACATTCCTGTCGATCCGGGTCGCCGTAGAAACGATCCCGGCGTGGTTTGTTGCAGGAATCAGGCAGTTCCTGGCCGCTGTTATCATGATGATGATTCTTTTATACCGCAGACAGTTTAAGTGGATTGGCTGGAAAAACCTGAGCTATCAGCTTGTTTTCGCCTCACTGATGCTGATCATCGCTAACGGATTGACTACCGTCGCGGAAGAAACCATTACCAGCAGCCTTACTTCGCTGATCAGTGCCACCTCTCCTATTATCGTATTTCTAGGAAGTGTTGCATTGAGCCTGCAAAAGTTTACCCTCAAGGCATTCATCGGGGTTATGCTGTGCTTCAGCGGGATTACCTTTATCTTTTGGGACGGGATCCGGGATCTGGCCAATCCGGAATACCGCTTCGGCATTTTCCTCTTATTCTGTGGAATTCTGGGCTGGGCTTCGGGAACTATTTTCACAAAAAAAATGAATATCCAAAGCAGCAATATTTCACTGAACCTTTTTTATCAGTTTGCTTTTGCCGGAATTATCCAGATCATATTTGCCTTTATGTTTACGGAAGATTATAATTTTGAAAACTGGTCTCTGAAAAGTGTTTCCGCAATGCTTTACTTAGCCCTGTTTGGTTCGGTAGCGGCATTTTTTGCGTATCATTATGCATTAACGAAAGTTTCTCCGGTACAGGTTTCTATTCTGGCCTACATCAATACCATTATCTCTATCTCTTTTGAGCTGGCTGATCCTGAATGA
- the yiaA gene encoding inner membrane protein YiaA yields the protein MKKQNVSTAFVAASWIALGAGMIGFIVGLARAEMQLNEKGYYFTILLYGLFAVVSLQKAVRDRLENIKVTDIYYGICWFATLSSIVLLAIGLWNATILPSEKGFYGFAFLLALFGAIAVQKNTRDNMLQE from the coding sequence ATGAAAAAGCAAAATGTATCAACCGCGTTTGTCGCGGCATCATGGATCGCTTTAGGAGCCGGAATGATCGGCTTTATTGTAGGACTGGCAAGAGCTGAAATGCAGCTTAATGAGAAAGGATATTACTTTACCATCCTGCTGTACGGGCTTTTTGCAGTAGTATCTTTACAGAAAGCCGTAAGAGACCGGCTGGAAAACATCAAAGTAACGGATATCTATTACGGGATCTGCTGGTTTGCCACTCTTTCTTCTATTGTACTATTGGCAATCGGGCTGTGGAATGCCACCATTCTTCCCAGTGAAAAAGGATTCTACGGATTTGCCTTTTTACTGGCGCTTTTCGGGGCCATCGCGGTACAGAAAAACACCCGGGACAATATGCTTCAGGAATAA